TCTTGGCTCAGATGTTTTTCACTTCCCGTGCAATGCACAGCAGACTTTCCTCAGTATTTATTTACACGTGATGCATATTAAACATAGAGTGAATCATATGATTTAATGTAGAGGATGTAGACTGTGACAATGAAGACTGACTGAAtatgttttcactttttttctgttcctgtttctttttttaatcatcttttAGTCATCAATGCTGGGATGAGGAAGTTCTTCCTGCAGGCGAATGACTTGCAGGATCTTGTGGACTGGGTCAATGCTCTCAATAAAGCCACAAAGATCACTGTGAgaaacacgcacatacacacatacacacacacacacacacacacacacacacacacacacacacacacacacacacacacacacacacacacacatagcttaaCTGTTTCAACTGTTCATTTTGGCCTATTCTTTGGTAGAAGctttgattttttcttttttggaaatGCATGAGTGAATAGTTGAGTTGAGTGAGTCAGGGATGACTAACAGGATGCTGTATTGTAATGGGTTCTGGTATAATGGACTGTTTTCATTGTTCTCCATGAAGCCTTAGCTATTCAAAGAGGAAATGGATGCAGAGCTTTTGCATACGCACATATTACACACTTTGTTATAGTCATGAAGAAAGTGGATTTCCCTACTGACAGCTGAATTCCACAAAATAACTACAAATAACTATATGTAGAAAAACTTCTCAACTCAAATGAGCGTCTTATTCTAAGGTGCCAAAGATTTCCGATGGGCAGCAGAATGCAGAAAACCATagggttctgccagatgtcCTCATGACAAAGAAACCAGTCTCCTATAAGACAGAGATCATAGGAGGAGTCCCCATTGTCACCCAGACACAGGTGAATACACTGCTAACATACCATCCTATGTGTCTGCATGCACATTAACGTGCTCTGTTTTCTTTATAACATGTTAATATCTATATAGCAACTTCATGTAATAAtgctgttttaaattaaaactgcCTAAAATATATAACTTTGACAAAGATGGCTTGATTAAAGATGATTTTTTACAGATTCCTCACAGTTATGTGACAAATATCTGAAAGTTGTGAAACACAGTTATAACAATTAGAATCATTAGTACTGCTGCTTCACAGAAAGAGGTTCTATTTTCCTCGATGCTGACTGGCTGGGACATTTGCACGTTATTTCTTTACCTTCGTGGATTTCCTCTGGGTGCTTTGGGATCGGCTCCAGCCATACTGTCAAAATGTCCTTCAATtgcaattaacatttttttctggtgaCTTTTAACCTCAAGCATGAAGGTGGTGATGGTTCAGACAGAACGGAACGTGAGGTCTTCCATCGTTCCCACAGCCAGCTACCCTACTTCCTGAGCAGGTCGGTTCAGGACAACACCGTCATCAAGTCGGGCTACTGCGTCAAGCAGGGAGCTGTGGTGAGCGTGTGCAGTTTTTTTGGTTGTCTGAGCCGGTTTGATTTGGCCCTCTGCTTGTCAGTCTACAATTCATTTATCTATGAACTTTCAACTGAGCAACTGTACAGTATATCCCCGTTTGTACGACATTATGACTCAGATTATTGCGTTGTAAGTAAGTTATAAGTGTTGGTGAATGTAAAAGATCTCAACATCTCTTCCCATTATCTTTCCCACCCCCCTGCAGATGAAGAACTGGAAACGGCGATATTTTTTACTGGAAGAAAACTCATTGAGTTACTTCAAGTCAGATTTGGTAATTaacttttttattgtttttatgttttatgtggTACCACTTTGTGGAAAGGAATTAACTGCAAACACACTGTCCTAAGTTCTGACACgtttcatctttgttttctctgtggtGCTACATacttacacatgcacacacacacacacacacacacatagacagattATCTTTATGATAATAATGTACATTCCATGGCATATCCTTTCCTAGTCTGCCAGTATTTGacagtgttttctttctattctacccacttcctgtctgctatATCAAATAGACAGGTCAAGAAAGTTACAGCCATCAGAGGTTTTAGTTTGCATTCTGATACTTCAAGAAAGTACACAAATGAATTTCTAACCaacatattaaatatttgtaatatacTTCCATGCAAATAGTAACATTACTGATGTGTATTTTTGGCTCTTGTAATAGTTATTTCCTTACTTGTAGGACAAAGAGCCACTGAGGATGATCCCGCTGAAGGAAGTTCACAAAGTCCAGGAGTGTAAACAGAGGTATTTAGCATGCCACAGCATTTTGTGATTGTGTAAAAAGATATCAATagccctgtttttttttttttttactgatttagAATAAGATATGTGAATACCggtttgtttttccacttcTGTTGTAGTGACATAATGATGAGAGATAATCTGTTTGAAGTCGTCACAGCAACGAGGACCTTTTATATACAGGTAgaatatctttttcttttttcctttttagaaTAATACACAATTGATTTTCATCTCcacaaaaaggatggaaacgactatagtgaatactttcttccagaagaagcaggaacttagggtgacctataagagtggaggtaggagcacacaggtagactacatcttgtgtagacggtgtaatctgaaggagatcagtgactgcaaaatagTGGAAGGCGACAGTGTAGCCAAGCAGcatagaatggtggtgtgtaggatgactctggtggtgaggaagatgaagaggacaaagtcagagcagaggatgaaatggtggaagctgaaacaggaagaatgttgcatgacttttaggaaggagttaaggcaggctctgggtggtcaggaggtgcttccagatgactggcaaactacagctaatgtgatcaaggagacaggtaggagagtacttggtgtgtcatctggaaggaaagtagataaggagatttggtggtggaatgaggaggtacagaagtgtatacagagaaagaggttagctaaaaaggagtgggacactgagaggactgaggagagtagacaggagtggagggagatgcagcataaggtgacggtagaggtagcaaaggtcaaacaaggggcttatgatgacttgtatgctagattggatagtaaggagggagagactgatctatacaggttggcaagacagagagacagagatgggaaggacgtgcagaaAGTTAGGGTGaataaggatagggatggaagtctattgagtGGTGCCAGTAGTGttatgggaagatggaaagagtactttgaagagttgatgaacgaggaaaatgagagagaacaaagaacTAGAAGAGGTCGCTGTTGTGGagcaggaagtagcaaagattagtcaggatgaagtgaagagggcattgaagaggatgaagagtggaaaggcagtcggtcctgatgatatacctgtagaggtatggaagtgtctaggagaggtggcagtagagtttctgactgggttgttcaacaagatcataaatagtgagaagatgcctgaagaatggagaagtgtgctggtgcccatttttaagaacaagggagatgtgcagagttgtggcaactacagaggaataaagctgatgagtcatacaatgaagttatgggaaagagtagttgaagctagactaagggcagaagtgagcatttgtgagcagcagtatggtttcatgccaaaaaagagtactacggatgcagtatttgctttgaggatgttgatagagaagtacagagaaggccagagggaactgcattgtgtttttgtagatctggagaaacagggtacccagagaggaacatggtattgtatgaggaagtctggagtggcagagaagtatgttagaatggtgcaggacatgtatgaggactgtaagacagtggcgAGGTGTGCtgaaggtgtgacagaggagttcaaggtggaggtgggactgcatcagatatcagctctgagccccttcttgtttgctatggtgatggacaggctgacagacgaggttagacaggaatccctatggactatgatgtttgcagatgacattgtgatctgtagtgagagcagggaacaggtggaggagaagctagagaggtggaggttattcctggaaaggagaggaatgaaggttagccgcagtaagacagagtacatgtgtgtgaatgagagggacccaagtggaagagtgaggttacagggagaagagatcaagaaggtggaggatttttagtacttagggtcaacagtccagggcaatggagagtgtggaaaagaggt
This is a stretch of genomic DNA from Antennarius striatus isolate MH-2024 chromosome 11, ASM4005453v1, whole genome shotgun sequence. It encodes these proteins:
- the LOC137603807 gene encoding pleckstrin homology domain-containing family A member 1-like isoform X6 is translated as MPYVDRQNRICGFLDIEENESSGKFLRRYFILDTQQGSLVWFMDNPQNLPVGANCVGSLKLTYISKVSDATKLRPKAEFCFVINAGMRKFFLQANDLQDLVDWVNALNKATKITVPKISDGQQNAENHRVLPDVLMTKKPVSYKTEIIGGVPIVTQTQHEGGDGSDRTEREVFHRSHSQLPYFLSRSVQDNTVIKSGYCVKQGAVMKNWKRRYFLLEENSLSYFKSDLDKEPLRMIPLKEVHKVQECKQSDIMMRDNLFEVVTATRTFYIQADSPEEMHSWIKAVSGAIVAQRGPGRSAATMRQARRLSNPCIQRHYEHRSNLTAQLKLCILRTNHLSLLQLCTCLRCATSCLSLLLPPAHCLD
- the LOC137603807 gene encoding pleckstrin homology domain-containing family A member 1-like isoform X7 is translated as MRKFFLQANDLQDLVDWVNALNKATKITVPKISDGQQNAENHRVLPDVLMTKKPVSYKTEIIGGVPIVTQTQHEGGDGSDRTEREVFHRSHSQLPYFLSRSVQDNTVIKSGYCVKQGAVMKNWKRRYFLLEENSLSYFKSDLDKEPLRMIPLKEVHKVQECKQSDIMMRDNLFEVVTATRTFYIQADSPEEMHSWIKAVSGAIVAQRGPGRSAATMRQARRLSNPCIQRHYEHRSNLTAQLKLCILRTNHLSLLQLCTCLRCATSCLSLLLPPAHCLNMAAVPLSTAAPRVQPSLTRTYLPCHHATQSGGLLSRAAHAHSLAWDSEHFMSLLPRPSHNHAPARLSLQETSLAK